Within Hydractinia symbiolongicarpus strain clone_291-10 chromosome 11, HSymV2.1, whole genome shotgun sequence, the genomic segment AGATCGAAATATTTCTCCTTGTTTTCTCATAACGCGAATTGGATCAACCTATGTTGACCTGACCTGTGTtagccagtcttggctctaggttatcccgcgAGGCTTTTACCGTCGACTAGAATCAAACCTATGTGGGCCCGACCTATTTTGagtcagaaattttgaagtcagcccagtcttggctctaggttatcccgcgAGGCTTTTACCGTCGACAAGAATCAAACCTATGttggcctgacctatttttagtcagaaattttgaagccagccagtcttggctctaggttatcccgtgaGGCTTTCACCATACACTAGAGTCAACCTATCttggcctgacctatttttagtcagaaattttgaagccagccagtcttggctctaggttatcccgtgaGGCTTTCACCGTTGACTAGAATCAACCTATGTgggcctgacctatttttagtcagaaagttttaaacaaacctGTCAAAATTTGTAGCATGTTGGTATAAATATAAGTAAGGCATGCGGAAGATTCTTTCCGTTCTCAACATGGCTTGCAAGAGCTTGAGAGAGCGTGTGgagttagtttttgaaaacgaaaattttGATGAGCTACCTCAAATTTACGCcgaattaaataaaaagtttaaatgtaattctgttttgccatctactgacgtgttgcaaaaacaacttacttttggttttatccaaagaaATTGCCATGCAGAATACTACCTTCCTGCCTATGTGAAAGCAAAGAAGGATGGTTGCGCAATTACGTTGAAGTgagttgtttatgtttatcttttgttgtttctataaTAGCTATGCGTTTTTGTTACTATGACCACTAACTATGCAGCtgaatattgtcttaaaaaagattatgaataatctttgttgttttaaaatgtgcaaaggTCATCTCAAATATGTCTTGCTTGTTCAGTTTCTTTTGTTGATGCATTcttagtttatttatatattgagcAAGTTGAATTtcataaacaaacctttaatAGGCAGCAGTTTGGCAAAATGTGTAGTTAAAGTTTTAGAATAGCTAGCAATACCTATTTTTATTACAGGTCTCAGGTCAATGGAAATTGCCTGTACAGTTCTATGGCGTTGTGTTTGTTTGGGAAAAATGTGATGGTTGACGACTTTCGAATTCTTGTGTCAGTGGAGCTAATGATGAATGCTAGCTTTTACTGTAAGCATCCTCTATTTTCTTCTATCCTTGCTCTTCCAGAAAGTCTCTTTAAATCTATGGAAGATATTCTCAATATGTCTGTCTGCAATTCTGCATTTAACACAgacaaaaaacaagaagactTAGTTAAGGAAGTAgccattttaaatttagtagATCGGAAATATTGTtcctttcttgctatgcttgctCTGTCATCTGTCACAAACAggaatatattttcttattaccCAGATTATGGATGCAAAAAAGCTCAAATGTTGTTTAACCAATTAATAGAGCCTAGACAACCAAGCTCTGCTTTTGCTattcacattttgttttgctatgAGGGCTTACTTCCATCCAGAGAAAATTTTGCACCTAATCATTTCGTTCCAATTATTTTTAAGCAGATACATAAACGCAAGTCAGGTTCAGCTGCGGACACAAAAGTTTTATCTCCTCCTGTGAAAAGGCAAACAAGGTTTTTTCCGGATGCACAGGCAACCGGGAAATTATCTCTTGTAAAACCTGTGATTAAAGATaaacagtttaatttctttcctAATAAAGCTTCCTTtaacaataaactaactgaagaTTATAAAGATAGTAACAATAATAGCACATCTGCTGAAGATTTTAATAACAATGACAAAGCTTTAAATGATATTTCCTTTGctactgttttaaattttgaacatcAATATGACGTTGCCTCTTTCCTTTCTAAAGTTTCAGGTCTAAATGATAAAGGTGTACACAACCTAATCACCAATGTTTTTGTGCCCgataaatcttttatttttcctaaaaaaagtgGGCGTTCCTTTCGGCATGAATGGCTAAAGACCTTTTTATGGCTTAAATATT encodes:
- the LOC130614049 gene encoding uncharacterized protein LOC130614049 produces the protein MRKILSVLNMACKSLRERVELVFENENFDELPQIYAELNKKFKCNSVLPSTDVLQKQLTFGFIQRNCHAEYYLPAYVKAKKDGCAITLKSQVNGNCLYSSMALCLFGKNVMVDDFRILVSVELMMNASFYCKHPLFSSILALPESLFKSMEDILNMSVCNSAFNTDKKQEDLVKEVAILNLVDRKYCSFLAMLALSSVTNRNIFSYYPDYGCKKAQMLFNQLIEPRQPSSAFAIHILFCYEGLLPSRENFAPNHFVPIIFKQIHKRKSGSAADTKVLSPPVKRQTRFFPDAQATGKLSLVKPVIKDKQFNFFPNKASFNNKLTEDYKDSNNNSTSAEDFNNNDKALNDISFATVLNFEHQYDVASFLSKVSGLNDKGVHNLITNVFVPDKSFIFPKKSGRSFRHEWLKTFLWLKYSPTLDGAFCLPCILFGHKVANKTSKLQKLLSQPFRHWPAAKNFFKQHETSKNGLHIQTSLSFILNIFLSLLSPPLPIFSDDKPD